One Solibacillus sp. R5-41 DNA segment encodes these proteins:
- a CDS encoding ABC-F family ATP-binding cassette domain-containing protein produces the protein MSHLIVSNLTKTVGEKTLFQNIEFTIYEGERAGLIGINGTGKSTLLSILSGIQDADTLDMDHPNKYRIAYLEQDPQFATNTTVLQAVFSGDSPILQLNRAYEEAVTALANDPQSEKLQNELFRIQQQMDTENAWDVNALAKQSLTKLGMDMFDKDVSELSGGQQKRVALAKVLIEPADLYLFDEPTNHLDVTSTEWLQEMVSRLKGAVIFITHDRYFLDETATHIYELADKTLYRHTGSYGDYLEARAIREEMNAASQAKLQNRYRSELKWIRRGAKARTTKQKARIQRFETLDESLDRSVDQTDLEMALATTRLGKKVLESEGISKAYGDRKIIQDFSFLLQQGDRIGIIGANGYGKSTLLNMLAGEIEPDHGEVIVGSTVKRLHFKQAIPAMNENTRVIDYIREASNDITDADGVRYSASQMLERFLFPSQAHGTQISKLSGGERKRLHLLRLLMEQPNVLLLDEPTNDLDIETLGVLEDFIENFPGVVITISHDRFFLDRIAKKLWILDGLGGVQESLDIYTDYLAKAMEQQQQAARENKVEKSKLEKPKSEKKKLSFKEQKEWETISDMIAKVEENIMQTEEGITTAGSDFTKLQQLTEQLEQFNSEYEQLIERWSYLDEIVNG, from the coding sequence ATGAGTCATTTAATCGTATCCAATTTAACAAAAACAGTAGGTGAAAAAACGCTATTTCAAAATATTGAATTTACGATATATGAAGGAGAGCGTGCAGGTTTAATCGGGATAAACGGAACAGGGAAATCAACGTTATTATCCATTTTATCAGGGATTCAAGATGCTGATACACTTGACATGGATCACCCGAATAAATATCGCATCGCCTATTTAGAACAAGATCCACAGTTTGCGACCAATACGACGGTTTTACAAGCCGTTTTCAGCGGGGATTCACCTATTTTACAGCTAAACCGGGCGTATGAAGAAGCTGTAACCGCTTTAGCAAATGATCCACAATCAGAAAAGCTTCAAAATGAATTGTTCCGTATACAGCAGCAAATGGATACAGAAAATGCCTGGGATGTAAATGCATTAGCAAAACAATCATTAACAAAATTGGGAATGGACATGTTCGATAAAGATGTATCGGAGTTATCAGGTGGTCAACAGAAGCGTGTCGCTCTCGCAAAAGTGCTAATTGAACCAGCCGACCTTTATTTATTTGATGAGCCGACGAACCATTTAGATGTTACTTCCACGGAATGGCTACAAGAAATGGTATCGCGCTTAAAGGGTGCTGTTATTTTTATTACGCATGATCGTTATTTCTTAGATGAAACAGCGACACATATTTATGAACTTGCGGATAAAACATTATATCGCCATACCGGTTCGTACGGGGACTATTTAGAAGCAAGAGCGATTCGTGAAGAGATGAATGCCGCGTCGCAAGCAAAACTACAAAATCGATACCGCTCTGAGTTAAAGTGGATTCGTCGTGGGGCAAAGGCAAGAACAACAAAACAAAAAGCAAGAATTCAACGCTTTGAAACGTTAGATGAATCGTTGGATCGTTCAGTAGATCAAACGGATTTAGAAATGGCTTTAGCAACAACGCGCCTAGGGAAAAAGGTACTTGAATCAGAAGGCATTTCTAAAGCGTATGGTGACCGAAAAATTATACAAGATTTTAGTTTCCTGTTACAACAAGGGGATCGGATCGGAATTATTGGTGCAAACGGCTACGGAAAATCGACATTACTCAATATGCTAGCAGGAGAAATTGAACCTGATCATGGAGAAGTAATCGTTGGTTCCACGGTGAAAAGACTGCATTTTAAGCAAGCTATACCTGCGATGAATGAAAATACACGTGTCATTGATTACATTCGCGAAGCCTCTAATGATATTACCGATGCGGATGGTGTACGATACTCTGCTTCACAAATGTTGGAACGCTTTTTATTCCCTTCTCAAGCACATGGTACCCAAATTAGTAAATTATCTGGTGGGGAAAGAAAGAGATTGCATTTATTGCGTTTATTAATGGAACAGCCGAATGTTTTACTATTGGATGAGCCGACAAATGATTTAGATATTGAAACATTAGGTGTGCTAGAAGATTTTATTGAAAATTTCCCTGGTGTTGTCATTACAATTTCACATGACCGATTTTTCCTTGATCGTATCGCGAAAAAGCTTTGGATATTGGATGGGCTCGGCGGGGTGCAGGAAAGCCTCGATATATATACAGATTATTTGGCAAAAGCTATGGAACAACAACAGCAAGCAGCAAGAGAAAATAAAGTAGAAAAGTCTAAGCTAGAAAAGCCGAAATCAGAGAAGAAAAAATTATCATTTAAAGAGCAAAAAGAGTGGGAAACGATTTCTGATATGATTGCAAAAGTGGAAGAAAACATCATGCAAACAGAAGAAGGAATAACTACAGCGGGTTCAGATTTTACTAAATTACAGCAATTAACCGAGCAATTAGAGCAGTTCAATAGTGAATATGAACAATTAATTGAGCGTTGGAGTTATTTAGATGAGATTGTAAACGGATAA
- a CDS encoding HD domain-containing protein, with translation MDASHDFQHIERVYQNAQAILKTEPDANETIVLLAVLLHDVSDSKYAVDKSEEERILKQLNLTEQENKHIQAVIAEVSFNGGNELPATSIEAKIVRDADRLDAIGAVGIARTFAYGGAKGRLLYDDAEEAREAMSLEEYRTKSTASVTHFYEKLLLLKDLMVTEKGQEMAERRHAFMVQFLEQLKQERDGIS, from the coding sequence ATGGATGCAAGTCATGATTTCCAACATATAGAACGGGTTTATCAAAATGCTCAAGCTATATTGAAAACAGAGCCAGATGCAAATGAGACCATCGTTTTGCTAGCCGTATTATTACATGATGTGAGCGATTCAAAATATGCAGTTGATAAGTCCGAGGAAGAGCGAATTTTAAAACAACTAAATTTAACGGAGCAAGAAAACAAGCATATTCAAGCGGTAATCGCAGAGGTTTCATTTAATGGGGGCAATGAGTTACCTGCAACAAGTATCGAGGCAAAAATTGTGCGTGATGCGGATCGTTTGGATGCGATTGGAGCAGTAGGCATTGCACGTACTTTTGCATATGGTGGTGCAAAAGGGCGTTTGCTATATGATGACGCGGAGGAAGCACGGGAGGCGATGTCATTAGAAGAATATCGCACGAAATCCACAGCAAGCGTGACCCATTTTTATGAAAAACTTTTATTATTGAAAGACTTGATGGTGACTGAAAAGGGTCAGGAAATGGCAGAGCGTCGCCATGCATTTATGGTACAATTTTTAGAACAGCTTAAACAAGAAAGAGACGGGATTTCATGA
- a CDS encoding phosphopantothenoylcysteine decarboxylase: MLKGKTVLITSGGTFEKWDNVRGHTNLSKGTMGCYLAEAAYEKGAQVIYMHGYFAQLPENHREMHLVRFEGIEDLGDQLKTIVEQQHVDYVIMAVAGSDWLIDKVFDQAGNELTEKGKMPSDEPPIIHFKKAPKILAEIKNWSPKTTLIGFKLEATEDEAFLIERAKLRMDSAQADFMVANSSKSLYGGMEPHIIVHKSGEIIRTNGKQQTALALIERILTR; this comes from the coding sequence ATGCTAAAGGGAAAAACAGTTTTAATTACAAGTGGTGGAACGTTTGAAAAATGGGATAATGTTCGTGGACATACAAACTTATCTAAAGGAACAATGGGGTGTTATTTAGCGGAGGCTGCCTACGAAAAAGGTGCACAAGTCATCTATATGCATGGTTATTTTGCACAACTACCAGAAAATCACCGTGAGATGCATCTCGTACGTTTTGAAGGGATTGAGGATTTAGGCGATCAGTTAAAGACTATCGTGGAACAGCAGCACGTGGATTACGTCATTATGGCGGTGGCAGGGTCGGATTGGCTTATTGATAAAGTATTTGATCAAGCAGGTAATGAATTAACTGAAAAAGGGAAAATGCCGTCAGATGAACCACCGATTATTCATTTTAAAAAGGCGCCAAAAATTTTAGCGGAAATTAAGAATTGGTCGCCAAAAACGACACTTATTGGTTTCAAATTAGAAGCGACAGAGGATGAAGCATTTTTAATCGAGCGCGCAAAACTACGAATGGATTCTGCACAGGCTGATTTTATGGTAGCAAATAGCTCAAAATCATTATATGGTGGCATGGAACCCCATATCATTGTACATAAATCAGGTGAGATAATCCGTACAAATGGAAAACAACAAACTGCTCTCGCTTTAATCGAGCGAATTCTCACTCGCTAA
- a CDS encoding DMT family transporter produces MSLQGKANLLMIIVTMFWGLSYTFMVMGLDVLEAYNVVALRCIIAFIIAGLIFLPKMLRINKKTIIYASIQGFLLFTVFALSLFGLKTTSAANAGFILSLTVVLVPIFSSFIEKRLPSRAVSFAIVCTMIGITTLTMKDSLTFQTGDILVAVAAVGYSIYLILNSKFTKSVESISYGVYQLGVAGVFGAIFTLFFETPQLPSTTLGWVAILGLGVICTAFCFVAQAVVQQYTSPTHTGLIFSLEPIFAAIFALIFLGETLTTQLLIGGAFILIGNFVAQLEQFVAMKKIPETVPSENTI; encoded by the coding sequence TTGAGTTTACAAGGAAAAGCAAATTTATTAATGATTATCGTAACAATGTTTTGGGGGCTTTCGTATACATTTATGGTCATGGGGTTAGACGTATTAGAAGCCTATAACGTTGTTGCTTTACGATGCATAATTGCATTTATAATTGCAGGGCTAATCTTTTTACCAAAGATGTTGCGCATTAATAAAAAAACAATCATTTACGCATCTATACAAGGGTTCCTACTATTTACGGTATTTGCACTATCATTATTTGGATTAAAAACAACATCCGCTGCGAATGCAGGATTTATTTTAAGCTTAACGGTAGTGCTTGTACCGATTTTTTCAAGCTTTATCGAAAAACGCTTACCTTCTCGTGCAGTCAGCTTTGCAATTGTATGTACGATGATTGGTATTACAACGTTAACAATGAAAGATTCATTAACATTCCAAACTGGAGACATTTTAGTTGCGGTTGCCGCAGTAGGTTATTCGATCTATTTAATCTTAAATAGTAAATTTACTAAAAGTGTTGAATCGATTTCATACGGGGTATATCAGCTAGGTGTCGCCGGTGTTTTTGGAGCGATTTTCACATTATTTTTTGAAACACCGCAATTGCCATCTACTACATTAGGCTGGGTTGCTATATTAGGGTTAGGTGTTATTTGTACCGCGTTTTGCTTTGTTGCACAGGCTGTTGTACAACAATATACATCCCCTACACATACGGGATTAATTTTCTCACTAGAACCTATTTTTGCCGCAATCTTTGCGCTGATATTTTTAGGGGAAACATTAACGACTCAATTACTTATCGGTGGTGCCTTTATATTAATCGGAAATTTTGTTGCACAGCTAGAACAATTCGTAGCAATGAAAAAGATTCCTGAAACAGTACCTTCAGAAAATACCATTTAA
- a CDS encoding YecA family protein has translation MVGRNDPCPCGSGKKYKKCCEGKQQTTALTVFNEEIENVLQTFYTNYPERKDIREFMELVKVWAPKLEKKLHRELVEAVALDEYFFHKRPDIWTGFLKRMEKKLIRPSTIELLKSWTTPIFFIGTVESVEDKYFTAISALDNQAYMIQRESPKPIPIGMRVFSFLLPDGSKQENHVLAVSTLIFFHKEHAISFEDFTASYKASGLTIEEFTQKNHLLLWEGLVENGYEGEEFTPFEQDVLEQVKAFLVEHSIENDKLLVTVEDYLVEQQPTARKAGAIAAGAIRFAQEQNYIDKKFTVKEIADSFGVAASSLNKYYQDLLAFQVKAS, from the coding sequence ATGGTTGGACGTAACGATCCATGCCCATGTGGCAGCGGTAAAAAATATAAAAAGTGTTGTGAAGGTAAACAACAAACGACAGCATTAACAGTTTTTAATGAGGAAATTGAAAATGTTTTACAAACCTTCTATACGAATTACCCTGAGCGAAAAGACATTCGAGAATTTATGGAACTAGTGAAAGTTTGGGCTCCAAAATTAGAGAAAAAATTACATCGAGAATTAGTTGAAGCAGTTGCGTTAGATGAATATTTCTTCCATAAGCGTCCAGACATTTGGACAGGCTTCTTAAAACGAATGGAAAAGAAATTAATTCGTCCGTCAACAATTGAATTGCTAAAATCTTGGACAACGCCTATCTTCTTTATCGGAACGGTTGAATCTGTTGAAGACAAATACTTTACAGCCATTTCAGCGTTAGATAATCAAGCCTACATGATTCAGCGCGAAAGTCCGAAACCAATTCCGATTGGGATGCGCGTATTCTCATTCCTATTACCAGATGGTTCAAAACAAGAAAATCATGTATTAGCCGTTTCTACATTAATTTTCTTCCATAAAGAACATGCAATTTCATTTGAGGACTTTACCGCTTCGTACAAAGCCAGCGGTCTAACAATTGAAGAATTCACTCAAAAAAACCACCTTTTATTATGGGAAGGTTTAGTTGAAAATGGCTATGAGGGTGAAGAATTTACTCCATTCGAGCAAGATGTATTAGAGCAAGTAAAAGCATTTTTAGTAGAACATTCTATTGAAAATGACAAGCTCTTAGTTACGGTTGAAGATTATTTAGTAGAGCAACAACCAACTGCCCGTAAAGCAGGTGCGATTGCTGCAGGTGCAATTCGTTTTGCACAAGAACAAAATTACATTGATAAGAAATTTACAGTGAAAGAAATTGCAGATAGCTTCGGCGTTGCAGCTTCGTCATTAAATAAATATTATCAAGACCTTCTTGCCTTCCAAGTGAAAGCATCTTAA
- a CDS encoding YbaK/EbsC family protein — translation MALLEVKAFFKQHGKEQSVLEFNSSSATVQEAALVLNVIPARIAKTLSFYGQENMAILIVAAGDTKIDNAKFKQQFGMKAKMLDPESVVNQTGHRIGGVCPFALANELPIYLDHSLKRFATVFPACGSANSAIELTCDELQQYSNANGWVDVCKDWQ, via the coding sequence GTGGCATTACTGGAAGTAAAAGCGTTTTTTAAACAACATGGCAAAGAGCAGTCGGTGTTAGAGTTTAATAGTAGTAGTGCAACCGTGCAAGAAGCGGCACTAGTTTTAAACGTTATTCCCGCAAGAATTGCCAAAACATTATCGTTCTATGGACAAGAAAACATGGCAATCTTAATTGTCGCGGCGGGGGATACTAAAATTGATAACGCCAAATTTAAGCAACAATTTGGAATGAAGGCCAAAATGCTGGATCCGGAATCAGTTGTCAATCAAACTGGTCATCGCATCGGCGGCGTTTGCCCATTTGCGCTTGCGAATGAACTGCCCATTTATTTAGATCATTCATTAAAACGATTTGCAACTGTATTTCCGGCATGTGGAAGTGCCAATTCAGCCATTGAACTTACTTGTGATGAATTACAGCAATATTCCAATGCGAATGGTTGGGTCGATGTTTGCAAGGACTGGCAATAG
- a CDS encoding formate--tetrahydrofolate ligase, with product MTTTITKPLTDLDIANNAIMKPITEIAENAGIPVESIEQYGRYKAKIDVNKISGQANAKVVLVTAISPTPAGEGKSTVTVGLADALKQLDQRVMIALREPSLGPVMGVKGGATGGGYAQVLPMEQINLHFNGDFHAITTANNALSAFIDNHLHQGNALNIDPRRITWKRVVDLNDRALRHVTVGLGGPMQGVPREDGFDITVASEIMAIFCLATSLTDLKARLANIVIGYTYDRQPVTVRDLGVEGALTLILKEAINPNLVQTIEGTPALIHGGPFANIAHGCNSIIATQTARKLADIVITEAGFGSDLGAEKFMHIKAREAGFAPSAVVIVATIRALKMHGGVAKTALIDENVDALQQGIYNLAQHVKNIRNFGVEPVVALNRFISDSEAEVNTVLNWAKQEGVRIALTNVWEEGGKGGLELAKQVLEVIENPNNFHYLYENNESVEQKLTKIVQQVYGGKGVQFTDVAKKQLVSIENNGWANLPICMAKTQYSLSDQPSLLGRPTDFTVTIREILPKLGAGFLVCLTGDIMTMPGLPKQPAALRMDVAEDGSALGLF from the coding sequence ATGACAACTACGATAACAAAACCTCTTACAGATTTGGATATTGCGAATAATGCAATAATGAAACCGATTACCGAAATTGCAGAAAATGCGGGAATACCTGTAGAATCTATCGAGCAATACGGACGTTATAAAGCAAAAATTGATGTGAATAAAATTTCTGGCCAAGCAAATGCCAAAGTCGTTTTAGTGACAGCGATTAGTCCAACACCAGCTGGGGAAGGTAAATCAACTGTTACCGTTGGATTAGCGGATGCACTTAAGCAATTGGATCAACGTGTCATGATTGCGCTACGTGAACCTTCATTAGGTCCTGTCATGGGTGTAAAAGGTGGGGCAACAGGTGGAGGTTATGCACAAGTTCTCCCAATGGAGCAAATAAATTTACATTTTAATGGAGATTTCCACGCAATTACGACGGCAAATAATGCATTATCGGCATTTATCGACAATCACCTTCATCAAGGGAATGCTTTAAATATCGACCCTCGCCGAATTACTTGGAAGCGTGTCGTTGATTTAAATGACCGTGCGTTACGTCATGTTACAGTGGGCTTAGGTGGTCCAATGCAGGGTGTACCACGTGAAGATGGATTTGATATTACGGTAGCGTCAGAAATTATGGCGATTTTCTGTTTAGCAACAAGTTTAACGGATCTAAAAGCACGTCTTGCAAACATTGTCATTGGCTACACATATGATCGTCAGCCTGTCACTGTACGTGATTTGGGTGTTGAAGGTGCGCTTACATTAATCTTAAAAGAAGCGATAAATCCAAATCTTGTGCAAACTATTGAAGGAACACCAGCATTAATCCATGGTGGTCCATTTGCAAATATTGCACACGGTTGTAACTCTATTATTGCCACACAAACAGCCCGTAAACTGGCAGACATTGTCATTACTGAAGCTGGATTTGGATCGGATTTAGGTGCAGAGAAATTTATGCATATTAAAGCGCGTGAAGCAGGTTTTGCACCAAGTGCGGTAGTAATAGTTGCAACAATTCGTGCGTTAAAAATGCATGGTGGTGTTGCGAAAACAGCGTTAATTGATGAAAACGTAGATGCGCTTCAACAAGGTATTTACAATCTTGCGCAGCACGTAAAAAATATTCGCAATTTTGGTGTTGAACCAGTTGTCGCTCTAAATCGTTTTATTTCAGATTCAGAAGCCGAAGTAAATACAGTTTTAAATTGGGCAAAACAAGAAGGCGTTCGTATCGCGCTTACAAATGTTTGGGAAGAAGGCGGAAAAGGTGGATTGGAACTGGCAAAGCAAGTGCTAGAAGTAATTGAAAATCCAAATAACTTCCATTATTTGTACGAAAACAATGAATCCGTTGAACAAAAACTGACGAAAATTGTACAACAAGTGTACGGTGGAAAAGGTGTTCAATTTACAGACGTAGCTAAAAAACAATTAGTGAGCATCGAAAATAACGGATGGGCGAACTTGCCGATTTGTATGGCAAAAACGCAATATTCATTATCAGACCAACCAAGCTTACTTGGCAGACCGACTGACTTTACCGTTACAATCCGTGAGATTCTTCCGAAACTAGGAGCAGGTTTCCTAGTTTGCCTTACAGGCGATATTATGACGATGCCAGGCTTACCAAAGCAACCAGCAGCACTACGCATGGACGTAGCAGAAGATGGCAGCGCACTAGGCTTATTTTAA
- a CDS encoding LysR family transcriptional regulator, which produces MSLVKYEILNKVGEVHSFTKAAELLGLTQSAVSHAISSMEKDFGFNLIHRNRTGVTLTEDGITMLIEMRKVLSAEELLRQEAAHILGVAKGTVRVGLISTISTHWMPNIIRLMDQQYPGINIELREGDYYEIEQWLLNGEVDCGFLNRTSSKQFDFMPLKRDPLLCIVSSKSPLYDKEEVDLNEIEDIPFIMPSYKGTNDVIANFEKYNVRPNIRFHLTDEKGIISMVEHHLGISILPQLAMAGLMNNVRTIPLKQESFRTIGLSTKQKLSPAAKKFVEVLKQWLASVKE; this is translated from the coding sequence TTGAGCTTAGTTAAATACGAAATTTTAAATAAGGTAGGCGAAGTACATAGTTTTACGAAGGCTGCTGAACTACTAGGGTTAACGCAGTCGGCAGTGAGTCATGCCATTTCCAGTATGGAAAAAGATTTTGGCTTTAATTTAATTCATCGAAACCGAACAGGTGTCACATTAACGGAAGATGGCATTACAATGTTAATTGAGATGAGAAAAGTTTTATCCGCAGAGGAACTTTTAAGACAAGAGGCTGCCCATATTTTAGGTGTAGCGAAAGGGACTGTCCGAGTTGGTTTAATTTCCACAATTTCAACGCATTGGATGCCCAATATTATTCGTCTAATGGATCAGCAATATCCTGGTATTAATATCGAGTTACGTGAAGGGGATTATTATGAAATCGAGCAGTGGTTACTAAATGGAGAAGTGGATTGTGGATTTCTAAATCGGACGAGCTCCAAACAATTTGACTTTATGCCTTTAAAGCGAGATCCATTACTTTGTATTGTGTCTTCAAAAAGCCCGCTATATGATAAAGAAGAAGTCGATTTAAATGAAATCGAGGATATTCCATTCATCATGCCTTCTTATAAAGGAACAAATGATGTCATTGCGAATTTTGAAAAATATAATGTGCGACCAAATATTCGTTTTCATTTAACGGATGAAAAGGGAATTATATCAATGGTAGAGCATCATTTAGGCATTAGTATTTTACCGCAACTTGCTATGGCAGGCTTGATGAACAATGTGAGAACAATACCATTAAAGCAAGAAAGTTTCCGAACAATAGGACTTTCAACGAAGCAAAAATTATCACCCGCGGCCAAAAAATTTGTTGAAGTATTGAAGCAATGGCTAGCTAGTGTGAAAGAATAA
- a CDS encoding conserved virulence factor C family protein, whose translation MKIILIEPTPSPNSMKIVIDQELPFGKSFNYSKENIGQASKEIQAIFAVEGVKGIYHVANFMAVERNAKFAWETILTGIRSALGEETQIIQQQQSTDHFGEVNVHVQMYKTVPLQVKAFDSEGEVRISVGQRFLEAFKQLQLRGSDENYIFERKWMDFGVRYGDKAQVVEEVLLEVEALYPQGRLDEIIETANDIVRTVSVSRKEVSLGQFMEINDWQQRFQLLDQIPDPEVKDIALLEEALKDEQMAIRRLATVYLGMIEDVAVVPALTKAIKDKSAAVRRTAGDCMSDLGLPEFEQAMIEALSDKNKLVRWRAAMYLFETGTEVAIEALKIASEDKEFEVKLQAKMALARIEQGEEAQGSVWKQMTELRNQ comes from the coding sequence ATGAAAATTATACTAATTGAGCCGACACCTAGTCCAAATTCAATGAAAATTGTTATTGATCAAGAGTTACCTTTTGGTAAAAGTTTTAACTATTCGAAAGAAAATATTGGGCAAGCATCAAAGGAAATTCAAGCGATATTTGCAGTGGAAGGCGTAAAAGGTATTTATCATGTTGCAAACTTCATGGCTGTTGAACGAAATGCGAAATTCGCTTGGGAAACGATTTTAACGGGCATTCGCTCGGCATTAGGTGAAGAAACGCAAATTATTCAACAACAGCAATCAACGGATCATTTTGGTGAAGTCAATGTGCATGTACAAATGTATAAAACGGTTCCGTTACAAGTAAAAGCTTTTGATAGTGAGGGTGAAGTCCGTATTAGTGTAGGGCAACGCTTTTTAGAGGCATTTAAACAACTGCAATTGCGTGGATCGGACGAAAACTATATTTTTGAACGTAAATGGATGGACTTTGGTGTTCGTTATGGCGATAAAGCACAAGTGGTAGAAGAGGTGTTACTAGAAGTAGAAGCACTTTATCCACAAGGGCGTTTAGACGAAATTATCGAAACAGCCAACGACATCGTTCGTACAGTTTCAGTTAGTCGCAAGGAAGTTTCGTTAGGACAATTCATGGAAATTAACGATTGGCAACAACGATTCCAATTATTAGATCAAATTCCAGATCCTGAGGTAAAGGACATTGCACTTTTAGAAGAAGCGTTAAAAGATGAACAAATGGCCATTCGCCGTCTCGCAACTGTTTACTTAGGAATGATTGAAGATGTGGCGGTTGTACCGGCTTTAACAAAAGCTATAAAAGATAAAAGCGCGGCAGTTCGACGTACCGCAGGAGACTGCATGAGTGATTTAGGTTTACCAGAATTTGAACAAGCGATGATTGAAGCCTTATCAGATAAAAATAAATTAGTTCGTTGGCGTGCAGCTATGTATCTATTTGAAACAGGAACAGAAGTAGCCATCGAAGCGTTAAAAATCGCAAGTGAAGATAAAGAATTTGAAGTAAAATTACAAGCGAAAATGGCATTAGCAAGAATTGAACAAGGTGAAGAAGCTCAAGGTTCAGTATGGAAGCAAATGACCGAACTAAGAAATCAATAA
- a CDS encoding cold-shock protein: protein MHQGTVKWFDNEKGYGFIECENGDDVFVHFTGIKEEGFRVLAEGQSVEFDVIDGNRGPQAANVIKK, encoded by the coding sequence ATGCACCAAGGCACTGTAAAATGGTTTGATAATGAAAAAGGATATGGATTTATAGAATGTGAAAATGGTGATGATGTTTTTGTCCATTTCACTGGAATAAAAGAAGAAGGATTCCGTGTGCTCGCTGAGGGACAATCTGTGGAATTCGATGTGATTGATGGAAATAGAGGTCCACAAGCTGCGAATGTCATTAAAAAGTAA
- a CDS encoding DMT family transporter, translated as MNVSAIIKLSIAMAIFGSIGFFTTQTGLPAVELVFVRCICASLFLGTLWFLTGGHRIEVWKKSEVLKTILCGVFIVLNWVFLFKAFEVMSISVAISIYNLAPIFVLMLGSMLLAEKMSIRSIFATVICFFGSLLIIGLDSFTSTSQFLNSGFVWALLSAIFYALTMFTSKTIKGLSSYALTFIQTTVGILMLFPLCDFSAFESLTERNWLYILGTGFIHTGFVYYLFFDSIRNLSTVLVSVLVFVDPVVAILLDAILLSFRPTLLQTIGIILIFGSIFYTVYIPEQTVKKVETST; from the coding sequence ATGAATGTAAGTGCAATAATTAAACTGAGTATTGCAATGGCGATATTTGGTTCGATTGGATTTTTTACAACTCAAACAGGATTACCTGCTGTTGAACTCGTATTTGTCCGCTGTATTTGTGCATCGCTCTTTCTAGGTACTCTTTGGTTTTTGACAGGTGGACATCGAATAGAAGTGTGGAAAAAATCGGAAGTATTAAAAACAATCCTTTGTGGTGTTTTTATCGTATTAAACTGGGTATTTTTATTTAAAGCCTTTGAAGTAATGTCGATTTCGGTGGCTATTTCCATTTATAATTTAGCCCCTATTTTTGTCTTGATGCTTGGATCAATGTTATTAGCAGAAAAAATGAGCATTCGTTCCATATTTGCAACGGTTATTTGTTTTTTTGGTAGTCTATTAATCATTGGTTTGGATAGTTTTACTTCCACATCGCAGTTTTTAAACTCAGGCTTTGTATGGGCGCTACTTTCCGCCATTTTTTACGCGTTGACGATGTTTACAAGTAAAACAATTAAAGGGCTATCTTCGTATGCATTGACATTTATTCAGACAACTGTTGGGATTTTGATGCTTTTCCCACTATGTGATTTTTCGGCGTTCGAAAGCTTAACTGAGCGCAACTGGCTCTATATTTTAGGCACAGGCTTTATTCATACCGGCTTTGTTTATTATTTATTTTTTGATAGCATTCGTAATTTATCTACCGTGCTTGTTTCGGTACTCGTCTTTGTTGACCCGGTCGTTGCCATTTTATTAGATGCCATTTTGCTATCATTCCGCCCTACTTTGTTACAAACAATCGGCATCATATTAATTTTCGGTAGCATCTTTTACACCGTGTACATCCCCGAACAAACAGTAAAGAAAGTCGAAACTTCAACGTAA